The following are encoded in a window of Phaseolus vulgaris cultivar G19833 chromosome 3, P. vulgaris v2.0, whole genome shotgun sequence genomic DNA:
- the LOC137807920 gene encoding elongation factor Tu, chloroplastic, whose amino-acid sequence MAISSAAAGATSKLAYPHVYPSSSPSSNSLFLKTHAPSTTHLSSSFIHPSTVLHLAPTPAALRRRSFTVRAARGKFERKKPHVNIGTIGHVDHGKTTLTAALTMALASLGNSAPKKYDEIDAAPEERARGITINTATVEYETENRHYAHVDCPGHADYVKNMITGAAQMDGAILVVSGADGPMPQTKEHILLAKQVGVPNIVVFLNKQDQVDDEELLQLVELEVRELLSSYEFPGDDVPIVSGSALLALEALMANPSIKRGENQWVDKIYELMEAVDNYIPIPQRQTELPFLLAIEDVFTITGRGTVATGRVERGTIKVGETVDIVGVRETRNTTVTGVEMFQKILDEALAGDNVGLLLRGIQKMDIQRGMVLSKPGSITPHTKFSAIVYVLKKEEGGRHSPFFAGYRPQFYMRTTDVTGKVTSIMNDKDEESKMVMPGDRVKMIVELIVPVACEQGMRFAIREGGKTVGAGVIQSIIE is encoded by the coding sequence ATGGCAATTTCTTCGGCGGCGGCAGGAGCAACCTCAAAGCTCGCATACCCTCATGTCTACCCCTCTTCTTCACCCTCCTCCAATTCCCTCTTTCTCAAAACCCACGCACCCTCCACCACCCACCTTTCCTCCTCCTTCATCCACCCCTCCACGGTCCTCCACCTCGCCCCCACCCCCGCCGCCCTTCGCCGCCGCTCCTTCACCGTTCGCGCTGCCCGCGGCAAGTTCGAGCGCAAGAAGCCCCACGTCAACATCGGCACCATCGGTCACGTCGACCACGGCAAGACCACCCTCACCGCTGCCCTCACCATGGCCCTCGCCTCCCTCGGCAACAGCGCCCCCAAGAAATACGACGAAATCGATGCTGCCCCCGAGGAGCGTGCCCGAGGCATCACCATCAACACTGCCACCGTCGAGTACGAGACCGAGAACCGTCACTACGCTCACGTCGACTGCCCCGGCCACGCTGACTACGTCAAGAACATGATCACCGGCGCCGCCCAGATGGACGGAGCCATCCTCGTCGTGTCCGGCGCCGACGGCCCAATGCCGCAGACCAAAGAACACATCCTTTTGGCCAAACAAGTCGGTGTCCCCAACATTGTGGTCTTCCTCAACAAGCAGGACCAGGTTGATGACGAGGAGCTTCTGCAGTTGGTAGAATTGGAGGTTCGCGAGCTTCTTTCTTCGTACGAGTTCCCTGGTGACGATGTTCCCATTGTTTCTGGTTCTGCATTGTTGGCTTTGGAAGCTTTGATGGCCAACCCTTCCATCAAGCGCGGCGAAAACCAATGGGTTGATAAGATTTACGAGCTCATGGAAGCTGTGGATAACTACATTCCCATCCCTCAGCGCCAAACTGAACTTCCCTTTTTGTTGGCCATTGAGGATGTGTTTACTATCACTGGACGTGGAACCGTGGCTACTGGCCGTGTTGAGCGAGGTACCATTAAGGTTGGAGAGACGGTTGACATTGTTGGTGTGAGGGAAACTAGGAACACCACTGTGACTGGGGTGGAAATGTTTCAGAAGATTCTGGACGAGGCTTTGGCTGGGGACAATGTGGGGTTGTTGCTTAGGGGTATTCAGAAGATGGATATTCAGAGAGGGATGGTTTTGTCTAAGCCTGGAAGCATTACCCCTCACACCAAGTTTTCTGCAATTGTGTATGTCTTGAagaaggaagagggtggcaggcACTCTCCCTTCTTCGCTGGTTACAGGCCTCAGTTCTACATGAGGACCACTGATGTTACTGGCAAAGTAACTTCCATTATGAATGACAAGGATGAGGAGTCCAAGATGGTGATGCCCGGTGACCGTGTTAAGATGATTGTTGAACTTATTGTTCCTGTGGCCTGTGAACAAGGAATGAGGTTTGCTATCAGAGAAGGAGGCAAAACTGTTGGAGCTGGTGTTATCCAATCTATCATTGAGTAA